The genomic segment CCTCTTCAAGGTTTCCTGTTTCATAGAAATTTCTCATGCAACTCATGACATCCTCCTTAACGACCTCCCattgatttttgaagaaattgaGATTAAAACCGTCAGGCCCCGGGGCTTTATTCCCATCACAATTACATATAATATCCTAAACTTCAGCCTCCAAAAACTCCCTTTCAAGCATCACTGCTGAAACCTCACTTATCTTTCTAAATTGGCAATTGAACCTTCTTAGAGGTAAGACTTTTCTGACCTTGTAAAATTCTTCGTAGTATTTCGCAATTGAGTATCTGATACACTCTGGATTAGTGATCATCTCACTTCCCACTTTCATTTGATGGATCATGTTACTTCTCCTCCTTGCTGTGGCCATAGCATAGAAGAATTTCGTATTTCGATCCCCATCAGTGGTCCATttaattctcaatttttgCTACCATTCCCTTTCCTCAACTTTGTAGCATCCCCATAATTCAACTTTTGTTCTAATTACTTCTTCCCTAGTATCTTTATTCGTCCCATCAACTTCCAGTAGCTTATTAAGGCCTTGGAGTTTAGATTCTAGCATCATTATTCTGTCTTGAGAGTTACCAATCACTCTGCTCTGCCAATCCTTCAAAACTGGTTTCAACCCCTTCAATTTGAGCCATATACCACCTCCCCCTATTCTCCCGTTATTAGATCCTTTCCAATACTCTTCAACTACCTTGTGAAAGCTTTCGTTGTCCAACCAGTGAGTGAAGGTTTAAGGCCACCTTGAACCCTACCTGGCCCAAGCATAATAGCATTATGATCCGAGATTGATTTGGGAAGACACCTTTGCACCATATTAGGTTCCATGGCAAGCAAAATTGCATTAATTAGGAATCGATCCAATCTGCCAAAAGCTAGTTCCTCTCTGTTATTGCTCCAAGTGACGTTACTTCCAACAAGTGGGATGTCAACTAACCCAATCTCattaataaattcattaaatcTTGAAGCAGCCCTTGAATAGTGCCCCCTACCAATTCTTTCCTCATCTGATCTCACAATATTGAAATCAGCCCCCACCACCCATTTAGCCCCTAACCTCTCAATAATTTGCTTTATTGCATTGAACAcctctcttttttctccttCATTGTTTGGCACGTAAATGTTGCCAAACCTACACTTACTATTAGAATCCTTTGTTGTTCTCACAAGCAAAATGAagtttttatggaaaaagcaCTCCACCAGATTAAAGAAGTTAGCCTACCACATACATAATAAACCCCCTGACCTCGCTTCAGACTTAACAGCTCTACCTTCAATTTTCTCCCTCTGCCACAATTTTTCATACAAACCTTCATATGGTTTCtgaatttttgtttcttgaatAAATACAAGATTTGGCTTGTGCCTCCTTATAATTCGCCTCAAtgccttctttttctctctcctgcAGATCCCTATTAAGTTCCAAGACAAAATAATCATGGTGACGAAAATAAAAACTCACCTCTACACAAGGCCCTCCAGCACTTTACCACATGGGTCATCTACCATCCTCTGCTCCAAGCTCTTTGAATATCTTTACCGTTTCCTCATTCCCTTCCCAAAACTCCAATCCCAACCTATTGCTGACATCCATTGTTGCTAAAGCTTCCCTCCATAATGCCTTATTTCTCCTGGCTGTGCTTGTATCAGAATCTGAGCATGACTTTCTCTTGTTCCCTGCTATTACACTTGCAGATTCTCCTCTATCTTCTCTCCTTGTTACCTTCCccaccttttttttcttgttcatATCCCTCATTACCGCTCCTAAAATGTGATTCCATCTCTTTGCCTTTAAGTTgcctttatatttttcttgccttttttgACCCATCACTGAGCCCAAGCCCTTGTTTCTCCTTTCACCATTAGTTCGGACTTCCCTATATCCTTTCTAGTCCCTTCTTGTTTGCCTGCTCTCTACCTCTTCATCCTCTCTTGAAGTTTGCTCCTCTACAGAAGGTTCATTCCATAGAAATTTTCGGACCTTCACCTTCCTTATGGCACTTCTgctttttttcaacttaataATAGGCACATCAGCTGAGATAGATAACCCAGGATCTTTAAATCTTTGACTTGAACCCCTCTTTTCCATTTCTACCATACTGCTTTCTttgttgtttcttcttttcccttGCACATCCTTAATAgaatctttcaaattttttgcttCCTGTTAATAGTCTTGGGAGTGCTATGTTTGAACAAATGGATAGACGACGGGAAAATGAGACCATTACTTTTGTGGAATGGGGAAGGAGAGTAGTAGTGTTACCACACAAAATCACTAATAACATGTTTGGTTGGGGGAATAGTTAAATTCCCTCAAAAATTTCCCCACatgtttattatgtttatggaAGAAGGAGGAATGACTATTCCTCAAAATCAGctaaaattttggaataactAATACCATATCTCCCCATGGTATTAGTTATTCCATGCCCATGGAAATagaattcaaaatattttggactaaaatgtctttacattttttaaaaaattacaaatctaaacttaaaaaattattatttttattaaaaaattaatattttgactataataatattaaattataaataaaatataaattttaaaatattaattttaaaatttttaagtgaaaatataaattagaaataaaaaattaaaaaattatactaatacttaataatatattattaaattattaaattatttaaaaaaatttNNNNNNNNNNNNNNNNNNNNNNNNNNNNNNNNNNNNNNNNNNNNNNNNNNNNNNNNNNNNNNNNNNNNNNNNNNNNNNNNNNNNNNNNNNNNNNNNNNNNNNNNNNNNNNNNNNNNNNNNNNNNNNNNNNNNNNNNNNNNNNNNNNNNNNNNNNNNNNNNNNNNNNNNNNNNNNNNNNNNNNNNNNNNNNNNNNNNNNNNNNNNNNNNNNNNNNNNNNNNNNNNNNNNNNNNNNNNNNNNNNNNNNNNNNNNNNNNNNNNNNNNNNNNNNNttataaaatattaatatttaaaaataaaataaaatataaataaataatcataataatatttaaattataaataaaatattaatatttaaaaaataaaataaaataataatataaataatataagatatttttatttattattatttttttattataaagttatttttatcaatcaataataagtcataataactatttttattttattctatcgatcatattaaattaaataatatttattttattttatttttatctatttcgtgaaaaaaatgtaataactgtataattggagtgtgaAGTAgtttatatatacaaaataaattaacgtATCGAGAGGGTATGTTCCCACGTTTGAAATACAAGCCGGCGCAATATCCGAATCATGAGAATCTTGAATACTGTCTCATCTTCTTAGACTATTTATCTTTCCTCATACTTATCTTCCAAAGCAACAACAACCCCCTAATCAAACCCTAGCAAAAACAAAAGGGGTGAACACCCAAAAACCTGTAGTCATCTCCATGTCTCTAGACTCTCACATGGAGAAGGTTCTTTGGACCGAGGACCAGATTCAGGACCGAGTGGCCCAGATTGCCTCTCAAATAACCCACGATTTCAGGGCAGCTCCCCACCCTCCTCTCATTGTGGGAGTTGCCACCGGCGCTTTCTTGTTCTTAGCCGATCTTGTCAGGCGCATCCACCTCCCCATCTCGGTTGACTTGGTTCGAGCTCAATCTTATGGCTTCGCTACTCTCTCTAATGGAGCTCCCACCATTTCCCTTGACTTGAAGCTTGACGTTAAGGGTAAACACGTCGTTTTGGTAATCCCAGTTactcattttctttctgttttctttctcCAAGTACCtataacttttctttttctttttctgttattttttttaaaaaaattcagtgATAGAGTGCGTGTTATGGTCTTTAGGTTGAGGATATTGTAGATACAGGATGCACTTTATCCTATCTCATTGGACACTTGGAATCAAAAGGAGCATCCTCTGTATCTGTCTGCACTTTTCTTGATAAACCAGCAAGAAGGAAGGTTGATATTGAGCTAGTTGGTGATGGAAAGTTCTACAAGGGATTTGAGGTAAGATGTAGCCAATTTTACCTGTGTGCATTCATGGATGAATATGTGTTATTTTTGCAtcttattacttgctttaataaaatatacgttttttttttcagaatcTATGAtcatttaaggaaaaaaaaatgttgctcttaatttattttttaggaCATTAACCCTAGACTTTTTATCCTAATTGCACATAAATTctatagtttttaaaataaatattccgtcttaaaagaatattttggTTGAATACCGTTTCTGTTAATGttgtgaaaatatttttaaaataattttatcctttgtaatttaaaaaattagcattacataaattataatttttcattttaaattttttctccaAAGAAGCACCCCTGTACCCCAAGGGAGTCCAGGGAGATCTGACCATGCCCAGCCAGCctgagagaaaggaaaagttGAAACCAAGAGTAAGGGTATTTCAGATATTTCACATTTAGACATTAATTCGTTTTGGCAAAATGTTCATTTTGAAAGTTAATAAACCCGCAAATAATTATGATCAAAAGTTGAAGTTTACTATGGAGAGAAACCTGAATTCAGATTAAATCCTTTGGAGCTTCTGATAGATATGTTGCAATTATTACTGTCATACTTTCAAATTTTACAGAACATATTAGCTCGTCTTTGTTCAAAATTAACATCataatttgttgaatttcaatAATGGGTACAATATTAGTCATAGTTCATGGAAATGAAGCGTTTGATTGATCACATTACTAATGTTTCGCACCTGGTTGTTTTCTTAAATGTGGGCTGCATggttttttaaatattatgtgcATTTTGACtgttttaattatattcagTTACCATTTTCTGCCCAGGTAGTCAGTGACAGTACACATCatgatgtttttttttctatgttATGTTTTTGGCAGTGTCCAGATTATTTCGTTGTTGGTTATGGAATGGACTTTGCGGAACTATATAGGAACTTGCCTTATGTTGGTGTCTTGAAGCCTGAACACTACAAGTGATTTGATTTATCTCTGGCATTTTGAGTAGATGTAGAACAGTTCAGGTCATTTAGGATTCAAGAAGCAGCCACATGATAATGTTGAATTTAAAGAGTCTAAACCATTGGTATTAGCATGGAGTATAAGATTTGGCATTACTTATTTTAGAAGCCAAAGTGATTGTAaccaaagaaaggaaaaagccaAAGTGATTTATAGGAAGAACAAAAGATGTCTCTTGCACATTCACTTATATAGGTTTTTGCCAATTTTATTTGCTGAGTTCTATACATGATATCATACATCCGGTTGGCTTGGAAAATTTGCACACTTATTGGGACGATGCACACTGTGTCTTTAATTTGCAAAGTGAATTCCCATTAATGGATCAGTCAAGAACAAGCGAAAAAAAAAGTTCCTTCTCCCTGTAATGCAGGGATAAATGGATCAGTcgagaaaaacagaaaaaacgTTTTTGCTTTGTCTTTACTTTTGCATATTAAATGAGTTTATACTGTAAAGAAAGGTTGAGTCAGTTTTGGTGCCAAGTGAAGTGTCTTGGCAAGGTGACAGGTCTATTTAGTTCCCCATAAAATAAGGGCTCTTTGCCATCCCCTTCCTAGATGACGTCTATTCTTTTGTTTGGTTTATCTTTGTAGAATAAGAATGGCTATTTCTTAACAGCACATCTGGTTCATGGAATGGAATAAAGAACAATAGAGTAGTTATCCtgtaagaataaaataaaataataattatataatttaattcttttctgaAAGTTATGCTTTGGAATCATTCTGTCTTCGCTTTCAAACATGAAGTTTGGTATGTTAGGAACCGATGCCTTTAACTTTCTGTAAGACATTCAAAGTTGAGAAAATGCTTTAGTACCTAATTGGATGGAATGTGGTCTGTGGAATTTATTGCAGGAATGGTCTGGTTTTAGACACATGGAATCTATGATAAACAAATTTTAGGAGGCAAACATCCCATCTCCTGAAAGATGTTTAGCTCATGTATTTGAGTTTTTCATTATGTTCATATCCAGAAGGACCAAACTTGAACTTAGTTAAAAGTGTTTCTCATAAAGTTGAGCATCTCAAAATGGATTACCAAATTTGTCACAATTCATCTCTGGCTCCTACACTAACCTTGACCCCAGGCCCTGccccttttttttcctcaagCGCCAAATAGAGTAAGCTAACCATATGAGATCAATCATCTCTCTTTTGGTTGTGACCTCTCATTctcttccatttttctttcctttgtatTTGGTCACAGCTACAACATCAACAAATTCAACATAATTTTTCCCCTAAACcgtaaaatttttatacttttattgattatataaaaatataaaatgtaagAAGTATATTTCattgacatatatatatatatatatacagagttggatttaaatttatatttttaataatgatcaagttttcaagtatttttacATCCAGGAGACTTCAAAACCTCATTCACACATCAACTAAGCTTACCAGCATCTCCAATACTTGAGTGAACCCACGAGCCCTAagaaatcctttcaaaaatcaTTACAAATGAAATGCGTGTGGAGGGTGAAAGACATTAGAGCAGCCCTTGGTTCCCTTGAAACCTGAAACTACAAACTCATTCTTGAGAGGATTTAAGTTACCCAAATGGAAGCTTGATGTTGGAAATCAATGTTGGGGTAAGGGATTCTCCGTTtaagtttcaaattttaagtTCAAGGGATTTATAGTGTTTAAATTGTTGTGGCAGATTTGACACCTGATTTGAGAAAGTGTTAAAAGGCAAGCTTTTGAATGAACTAAACCATTACCAAGGTCTGGCAAATTGAAGTTCAATTCTTGGTTGATCGAACTAGTTAATTACGGGTTGTGTAGAAAAGCTTTGATAGCTTGAACTTATAAATGTCGTGTGCACATGTTGTTACAAGGTtgtgaaaaaatgaaaagggttTGTGTAAAAGCTGCCAACCCGAGACCTAACACAAACAATCATTGAGGTGCTAAGTTGTAATAAAGGTAAGAATAATTGATTTCTACTGagcttttaatattaaatcattgcTGGTCGTATTATAAATAGATAGTCCTGGGAATTATACTAAGTAAATGTGAATTCTTGATGACTAGGAGATTGTTTGAACTAGTGCCTTGGTTGCTAAACAATGATTGGTGAGAGTACGGGTGATAGGTACTTTGACCCGAAGCATTGAACCTTTAAGGGCTTGGGTGGTGGTGGTTTGAACATTGCTAGAGTCCTCGATCGAATCAAGCTTAAGCTAAGAAAGTGGTTTAGTAATTGGTAAGAATTCCCATCAACGGAGGTGCGTGGACAATTCCTTTTTAACTACTACAAAATATTGAGAACAATTATATCAAGTTTACAAGATATGCCCACTATTAGATATTATTCTATTACGTTGAGTTGCAATGCTggtatttgaataaaattggGTTGCACGAGTTGTTAGTGACTCGGAATGATCACTAATCTTGTTTATACGTTCTGTTTTTGTGGACATATCAAAACTATTAAGCTGTTTTACAAACgggaaacaagcccttgaAATATGATAAGATTTTTATTCcattttgaaaagtttaaaaCAGTATGCATTCCATTCTCATATAAATGCCCTAGAGTGGCCACTAATGAGTTTTCTAATTTGTCttgatagtaatttttatGATGCTTGAGtgaaatatttcaattatgcCATGCTTGCTGATTTTCATGTGTGAACTTGCTGTTTTGATGTTCACTGATTTTATGAGGAAGTTGTTATATCACTCACGGCTTTTATGATCAATACATGCATATATTGCATATTGAGCACATGATGGAAATTGGTTGTTCATATTTGAAATTacatttgattattttattggGTAAACCTTACGGGTATAGGTTCTGCTACCACACCAGATTGATGTCAtctttgtgcacaaagtaTTAGCTAGTTATCTATTTGGTATTTGAGTATTAAGGGGGACGAAAGCCCTGACTTGATAATTGGTGGCGTGAGGAGTCCCACGAATAGGTGCTAGTATATGGTAAATGCGAGGGCTCCCACTCTATTTCTTAGACCTACTTAAGGATATCCTAATTGATACATTTTTATTGACTGAGCATGGCATTACTATTATATTTGCTTTGAGAAAACCatgaatttgatttattaGTACATGATATTATGgaaatttactatatttgaGATTTGCCATGGTTGAGTAATTTTAAACGAGCATGAGATTTATAACTCAAGCATCTCATGCTTTGTTTAAATATAAGTCAATGCATCCATGGCAATTTTAACATAAACGAgttccaaaaaataaattgtagATACACAAATCACATCCATGgttttacaaattaaaaagtaagGATGCCATGCTCAAatgtttaaaacataatagttaAGATGTCTTTGGGTAGGCCTATTAACAGAGTGCCGAGACTAGTGTAAAGTCTTGTCCATTATTTGTACTACAACACAATTATGGATAGTAGGCAGCACAAACTCTTAAGTCTTAGTGAGCCACCTTTACTAATAATATTGATGTGAATTGGATAGGTGATTGCTTCCATTCGTGTAAGAGATGACGCCTAGGACGTGAGCCACCTCAAGGGAAATTGGAGGGCTTGATCCCCCAGATGATACCGCGGCTAGACCTCTCACTTTCACCTTTAGAAGCCGTAAGAGAGGTAGACCTTAAGCTCGAGTTGTTAGGCTTCTCGGCAGTCAAAGTTCTAATGAGAGGCACATTGGTACCAATTTGACGATACGAGAGGTGATTATCCTATAGTACTTAATGCCACCTCAAAGGAGTTGGTGGTTAAATTACGAGGGTTGACTTAGGAGTTTGTCAAGTTTAGGAGTCAGGGAGTACAATACCCTAAGGAGTTGATGGTTTCTACTTCTGAGATTGACAATTGGAACTCAATTTAATTGTCAAGATGGTAAAGTATTGTACAATCATAATATTTCAATCGTTCCATCTACCTTACGTTGCCTTAAATTTAAATCTCAttgttgaaatatatacttcaagcTTTTATAATTAGTATATATTTCGTAAGTTTCCCCGTACAAATAGTGTCTccaatctttaaggcaaacacgatcATTGCCATCTAGATCATGTGTAGGATAATTTTGCTAGTGCCTCTTAAGTTGCCTTGAGGCGTAAGTGATAACTCTACCATATTGCATCAATACGTAGCCCAATCCAATCCTTGACCATGCAAGACTAAAATGAGGAGATAATGTATTTGAATTGCCGAATGGGTGGCCGGCCATGAAAGTGTAAAATGAGGAGATAGTGTAAACCATGGGCGGTTTGGCAACGGAAAACCTTAGAAATAATGGTAAAATGGGTCAGTGGGGGACATATGGGTCTCCCACCATGTGAAGACCAAAGACCAAAGAAACACATATATGGGAAAAAGCATGTAAAGAAGACTACATGGCCATGCATTTGTCTAAGTCGAAGAAATGAATAAATCAAGTAGGACTCACTATTAAGTAAAGATTCCACATAAATGAAACATGGGTGGCTGGCCATATGGCTTAAAAAGGCtacaagaaagaaataaaaccaTGGTTTAAGTGAAAATCAGCACATAAattcatcaagaaaaagaatattaagCATGTGAAATATAGCTAATGGGAGACAATAAGAAAAGTAAAAGTTTGTGCATATAAGGCTATTGGTGACAATAGGTGGCTgactgataactctatgatatagagttatttgaaaattcaacaacacTAGCCACACCATTACAAAAGACTTCACTAGCATATGTGAATGGAAAAGATAAAATGAAATCTACATGGCCAATGATCATTAGATAACTGACCGCATGGAAGGATAATGGAGATTTGGTCAGGATagatgaagagaaaataaataaaatgtgtaATAAAGGGGGGCAACAAACCTTGAAGAATCCACCCATTTGAAACACATTTCGCTACATTCAAAACAAAGTTATGGTGATTAATCATATGGTCctatataaatattactaaaaaAAAGACCAATTGACCACTCTTTCTTGGATTCGAACTAGTCATACCACTACTCATAGCCCATTTGTAATTAACCTCGTTAAAATCACTACTTCGTGGGGAGTCACAAGTAAGTATTAGGGGGATGGAAGCCCCGActtgatatttgataatttgGGGAGTCCCATGAGTAGGTGTTGATAAATGGTAAATGTGGGGAAAGCTTACCTTTAACACTTTCTCAAACCGGGTGTCAAATTTGTCTTAGCAATTTAAACAGTATAAATCCTTTGAacttaaaatttgaaacttaAATGGAGAATCCTTTACCCTAACATTGATTTCCAGCATCAAGCTTCCATTTGGGTAGCTTAAATCTTCTCAAGAATGAGTTATCAGCCTCGAGTTTCAAAAAAACCAAGGGTTGCTTCAATGTCTTTCGCCTTCCACACACATTACATTTGAAATGATATTTGAAAGGATTTTTTAGGGATCTTGGGTTCACTTAAGTATTGGAGATGATGATAAGCTTCATTGATGTGTGAATGAGGTTTTGAAGTCTCCTTGGATgcaaaaatacttgaaaactTAGGAGGTTGTTAGTTGGAAGCTCTTGGGTTGTATTATGAATAGAAGAGGCCAAATGGTTTGTGTTTTAAGTAGGTAGATTCTTCAAGGTTTGTTCCTTCCCTTGttacacatttttttttcttttcttttcactcATTCTCACTAAATCTCCACTATCTTTCCATGTGGCCAATTATCTAATGTTTATTGGCCATGTAGATTTCATTTTATCTTTTCCATTCATAAACTCTAGTGAAGTTTTTTGTAATTGTGTGATCGGCCACCTATTGCCACCAATAGCCTTACATGCAcaaacttttattttacttattgtCTACCGCTAGCTATATCTCGCATCCTTAATATTccttttccttataaatttgTGTGCTCTTTTTCACTAAAATCatgattttatttctttcttgtaGTCCTTTTAAGCCACATGGTCGGTCACCCATATTTCATGCATGTAGAATCATCACTTAGTGGAAGGTCCCACTTGATTTATTCATTTCTTTGATTTAGACAAATGCATGGCCGTGTAGTCCTCTTTACATGCATTTTCCCATGCATGcatgtcacagcccaattttcgggccatgactggtgcatggacccaatgggcatagcccactaagcccaagc from the Theobroma cacao cultivar B97-61/B2 chromosome 8, Criollo_cocoa_genome_V2, whole genome shotgun sequence genome contains:
- the LOC18592742 gene encoding hypoxanthine phosphoribosyltransferase isoform X3 — its product is MSLDSHMEKVLWTEDQIQDRVAQIASQITHDFRAAPHPPLIVGVATGAFLFLADLVRRIHLPISVDLVRAQSYGFATLSNGAPTISLDLKLDVKGKHVVLVEDIVDTGCTLSYLIGHLESKGASSVSVCTFLDKPARRKVDIELVGDGKFYKGFEHPCTPRESREI
- the LOC18592742 gene encoding hypoxanthine-guanine phosphoribosyltransferase isoform X1, with the translated sequence MSLDSHMEKVLWTEDQIQDRVAQIASQITHDFRAAPHPPLIVGVATGAFLFLADLVRRIHLPISVDLVRAQSYGFATLSNGAPTISLDLKLDVKGKHVVLVEDIVDTGCTLSYLIGHLESKGASSVSVCTFLDKPARRKVDIELVGDGKFYKGFECPDYFVVGYGMDFAELYRNLPYVGVLKPEHYK
- the LOC18592742 gene encoding hypoxanthine phosphoribosyltransferase isoform X2, translating into MSLDSHMEKVLWTEDQIQDRVAQIASQITHDFRAAPHPPLIVGVATGAFLFLADLVRRIHLPISVDLVRAQSYGFATLSNGAPTISLDLKLDVKGKHVVLVEDIVDTGCTLSYLIGHLESKGASSVSVCTFLDKPARRKVDIELVGDGKFYKGFEKHPCTPRESREI